In the genome of Rhodoferax sp. BAB1, one region contains:
- a CDS encoding chemotaxis response regulator protein-glutamate methylesterase: MKKIRVVVVDDSALVRSLLAEIINRQRDMECVGTANDPLIAREMIRELNPDVITLDVEMPRMDGIEFLGRLMRLRPMPVLMISTLTERGAEVTMRALELGAVDFVAKPRIGLADGIKDLSDQIVEKIRIAAAAHIRRAPTPASGAPAGPSPAGSAAPPIKLLGRLSTEKMICIGSSTGGTEAVKEVLTRMPADSPGIVITQHMPPGFTTSFAQRLNGLCQITVKEAAHGERILPGHAYIAPGGKQFRVDRSGANYVAVVEDGQPVNRHMPSVEVLFHSCAQVVGPNAFGIMLTGMGNDGAKAMREMKDAGSYNYVQDEASCVVFGMPREAILHGAADEVLPLTAIAPALLARLSSSGGDRYRV, encoded by the coding sequence TTGAAGAAGATCCGAGTGGTAGTGGTCGACGACTCGGCGCTGGTGCGCAGTCTGCTGGCCGAGATCATCAACCGCCAACGCGACATGGAGTGCGTTGGTACAGCCAACGATCCGCTGATCGCGCGCGAAATGATCCGCGAACTCAATCCGGATGTGATCACGCTGGATGTCGAGATGCCGCGCATGGATGGCATCGAATTTCTTGGCCGCCTGATGCGTCTGCGGCCCATGCCCGTGCTCATGATCTCCACACTGACTGAACGCGGCGCCGAGGTCACGATGCGTGCGCTGGAGCTTGGCGCAGTCGATTTTGTTGCCAAGCCACGCATAGGCTTGGCCGATGGCATCAAGGATCTGTCCGATCAGATCGTCGAGAAGATCCGCATCGCCGCTGCAGCGCATATCCGGCGTGCGCCGACCCCGGCTTCCGGAGCGCCGGCTGGCCCCAGCCCGGCCGGTTCTGCCGCGCCGCCGATCAAGCTGCTGGGCAGGCTGTCCACCGAGAAGATGATCTGTATCGGTTCCTCGACCGGAGGCACCGAAGCCGTCAAGGAGGTGTTGACGCGCATGCCGGCGGATTCTCCCGGCATCGTCATTACCCAGCATATGCCGCCGGGTTTTACCACCAGCTTTGCGCAGCGCTTGAACGGGCTGTGCCAGATCACAGTCAAGGAGGCCGCCCACGGCGAGCGCATCCTGCCAGGACACGCCTATATTGCGCCGGGCGGCAAGCAGTTTCGTGTCGATCGCAGCGGTGCCAACTATGTGGCGGTGGTGGAGGATGGACAGCCGGTCAACCGGCACATGCCCTCGGTCGAGGTACTGTTCCATTCCTGCGCCCAGGTCGTGGGGCCCAACGCTTTTGGCATCATGCTGACGGGCATGGGCAATGACGGCGCGAAGGCCATGCGTGAAATGAAGGACGCCGGCAGCTACAACTATGTACAGGACGAAGCCAGCTGCGTGGTGTTCGGCATGCCACGCGAGGCCATCTTGCATGGTGCCGCCGACGAGGTGCTGCCCCTGACGGCCATTGCGCCGGCTTTGCTGGCCCGCCTCAGCAGCAGTGGCGGCGATCGTTACCGTGTTTGA
- a CDS encoding ATP-binding cassette domain-containing protein, which translates to MALLTLLNAQLAYGHVALLDHADFALESNERIGLIGRNGTGKSSLLKILAGFEKPDDGSLQLQQNLRLAYVAQEPVLTAEHTVFEAVRTGLSAVIDLIDRYTQGDGNLGQLQDDIESQDGWNWEQRVNETLHRLHLDPDAQIKTLSGGTRKRVALAQALVTQPDVLLLDEPTNHLDLDSIMWLETLLLEFKGSIVTITHDRAFLDRVATRIVELDRGRLNSYPGNFTTYLTLKEEQLAQEAVISAKADKLLAQEEVWVRKGVEARRTRSQSRITRLQQLRAQRSARREAVGSVRMDIASGAPSGKLVAELTDVSKSFGDRTVVRDFSSTILRGDKIGLIGANGAGKTTLLKLILGELMPDSGKVRQGANLQVAYFDQMRNALDLDATLEDFISPGSEWIEIGNKRQHVKSYLGDFLFSPARANSPVRSLSGGERNRLLLARLFARPANVLVLDEPTNDLDIDTLDLLEELLQDYPGTVFLVSHDRTFLDNVVTSTIAHEGDGVWREYEGGVEDWLTQSRRSQAIKSAAEPAAGKTPAAEAPASPTTSPVQMPRPAGGSKLSYKERRELEALPDLIDALELEQGSLRKELADGSLYIKDAQRATALSQRDTAIEAELMAALSRWEALSARA; encoded by the coding sequence ATGGCTCTGCTCACCTTACTCAATGCCCAGTTGGCCTACGGCCACGTCGCCCTGCTCGATCACGCGGATTTCGCTCTCGAGTCCAACGAGCGCATCGGACTGATAGGCCGCAACGGCACCGGAAAATCCTCACTGCTCAAGATTCTCGCCGGCTTCGAGAAGCCGGATGACGGCAGTCTGCAATTGCAGCAGAACCTGCGGCTGGCCTATGTTGCCCAGGAGCCGGTCCTCACAGCAGAACACACCGTCTTCGAAGCTGTACGTACCGGGCTGAGCGCCGTCATCGACCTCATTGACCGCTACACACAAGGCGATGGCAACCTGGGGCAATTGCAGGACGACATCGAGTCACAGGATGGCTGGAACTGGGAGCAGCGCGTGAATGAAACCTTGCACCGCCTGCACCTGGATCCGGACGCCCAAATCAAGACGCTCTCGGGCGGCACGCGCAAACGGGTGGCTCTGGCCCAGGCGCTGGTCACGCAACCCGACGTGCTGCTGCTCGATGAGCCAACCAACCACCTCGACCTGGACTCGATCATGTGGCTGGAGACATTGCTGCTGGAGTTCAAGGGCAGCATCGTCACGATCACCCACGACCGCGCCTTCCTCGATCGGGTGGCAACGCGCATCGTCGAACTGGACCGCGGCCGGCTGAACTCCTACCCGGGCAACTTCACGACCTACCTCACACTCAAGGAAGAGCAGCTCGCGCAGGAGGCCGTGATCAGCGCGAAGGCCGACAAGCTGCTGGCACAGGAAGAAGTCTGGGTGCGCAAGGGTGTCGAAGCCCGGCGTACACGCAGTCAGAGCCGCATCACCCGTCTGCAGCAATTGCGCGCGCAGCGCTCTGCCCGGCGAGAAGCCGTGGGAAGCGTCAGGATGGATATCGCATCCGGCGCCCCGAGCGGCAAGCTGGTGGCCGAGCTGACCGACGTCAGCAAGTCCTTTGGAGATCGGACGGTTGTCCGGGACTTCAGTTCCACGATCCTGCGCGGCGACAAGATCGGCCTGATCGGTGCGAACGGCGCTGGCAAGACGACCCTGCTGAAGCTGATCCTGGGCGAACTGATGCCCGACAGCGGCAAGGTGCGCCAGGGCGCCAACCTGCAGGTGGCCTACTTCGACCAGATGCGCAACGCCCTCGATCTGGATGCCACGCTCGAGGACTTCATCAGCCCCGGCAGCGAATGGATCGAGATCGGGAACAAGCGGCAGCACGTGAAGAGCTATCTCGGCGACTTTCTGTTCTCTCCGGCACGGGCCAACTCACCCGTGCGCTCCCTCTCCGGCGGCGAGCGCAACCGGCTGCTGCTGGCCCGCCTGTTCGCACGACCGGCCAATGTGCTGGTCCTGGACGAGCCAACGAATGACCTGGACATCGACACACTGGACTTGCTGGAGGAACTGCTGCAGGACTATCCCGGCACGGTTTTTCTCGTCAGCCACGACCGCACCTTCCTGGACAATGTGGTCACCAGCACGATCGCGCACGAAGGAGATGGGGTCTGGCGCGAATACGAGGGCGGCGTTGAAGACTGGCTGACCCAGTCGCGGCGCAGCCAGGCCATCAAATCAGCAGCTGAACCAGCCGCAGGCAAGACGCCCGCCGCCGAGGCGCCAGCATCCCCGACCACATCGCCTGTCCAGATGCCCCGCCCCGCCGGGGGCAGCAAGCTCAGCTACAAGGAGCGCCGGGAGCTGGAAGCGCTTCCCGACCTTATCGACGCACTCGAGTTGGAGCAGGGCAGCTTGCGCAAGGAACTCGCTGATGGCAGCCTCTACATCAAGGATGCACAACGCGCCACCGCACTGAGTCAGCGCGACACAGCGATCGAAGCGGAACTGATGGCCGCCCTGAGCCGATGGGAAGCGTTGTCGGCGCGGGCCTGA
- a CDS encoding MBL fold metallo-hydrolase, whose product MSPAALPPDIVVLERGWLSSNNILLLGSEQTALVDSGYGTHAALTLSLVQAQLASRPLDLLINTHLHSDHCGGNATLQATYPALRTHIPPGLAPAVRAWDEEALSYTPTGQFCPRFSYQQLLTPGHTIHLGGRDWEIHAAPGHDPDSVILFQPELRILISADALWGNGFGVVFPEIEGTSAFHEVGQTLDLIESLRPSLVIPGHGPVLHDVQGALDYARQRLDLFTTDPVRHARYAAKVLLKFKLLELQQITLRDLRLWARATSYFSLLQSRHFAGVNFENWLDDLIQDLIRSGAAQAVDIAGEPGLLNH is encoded by the coding sequence GTGAGTCCCGCCGCCCTGCCGCCTGACATCGTTGTCCTGGAGCGGGGCTGGCTCTCCTCGAACAACATCCTGCTGCTGGGTTCTGAGCAGACGGCCCTGGTCGACAGCGGTTACGGTACGCATGCGGCCCTGACACTGTCTCTGGTTCAGGCCCAACTTGCTTCGCGGCCGCTGGATCTGCTCATCAACACCCATCTGCACAGCGACCACTGCGGCGGCAACGCAACCCTGCAAGCCACTTACCCGGCACTGCGAACCCATATTCCGCCGGGGCTGGCCCCAGCCGTCCGTGCCTGGGACGAGGAGGCGCTGAGCTACACCCCGACCGGGCAGTTTTGCCCTCGATTCTCGTATCAGCAGCTGCTCACTCCGGGCCATACGATCCATCTTGGGGGTCGTGATTGGGAAATCCACGCGGCCCCCGGGCACGACCCTGACTCGGTCATCCTGTTCCAGCCGGAACTGCGCATCCTGATATCGGCCGATGCGCTCTGGGGCAACGGTTTTGGCGTCGTTTTTCCAGAGATCGAAGGGACATCTGCCTTCCATGAGGTCGGCCAGACACTTGATCTCATCGAGTCCCTGCGCCCCAGCCTGGTCATTCCCGGGCATGGCCCCGTTCTGCACGATGTGCAGGGCGCACTGGACTATGCACGGCAGCGCCTTGATCTGTTCACCACCGATCCAGTGCGCCATGCACGGTATGCCGCCAAGGTTCTGCTGAAATTCAAGCTGCTGGAGTTGCAGCAGATCACGCTACGGGACTTGCGGCTCTGGGCCCGCGCGACAAGTTATTTCAGCCTGCTGCAGTCACGACACTTTGCGGGCGTTAATTTCGAGAACTGGCTGGACGATCTGATCCAGGATCTCATACGTTCAGGTGCGGCCCAGGCCGTCGACATCGCCGGCGAACCCGGCCTCCTGAATCATTGA
- a CDS encoding AMP-binding protein yields the protein MEKFWLPSYPAGVPHNVDPGQYSSLAQLLEESFRKNATQPFSVCMERWMSYRQLDDLSAAFGAWLQRLGLEPGARVAIMLPNVPQFAVTMAAILRAGYTCVNVNPLYTARELEHQLKDSGATAIVVLENFAHTLEEVISRTPVKHVVLTAFGDLLGPWYGRWLTFAVRHLAKMVPPFRLPTNEGRTVTPFRKALAEGSHLSLKPAATNLDSIAFLQYTGGTTGLSKGAVLTHRNVVAAILQAEAWFTPALDRVGNVRETNSIAALPLYHIFALTLCFLAIRWGSHITLVPNPRDIGKFVEVLKRRPFHMLPAVNTLFNALLQHPQFRTVDFSQLCVSQAGGMAASEGTARHWREVTGCAMVEGWGMSETCAIGTNNPVTTDKFSGTIGLPLPGVEIAIKDDEGKSLAVGDSGEICIRGPNVMTGYYMQPVETAQAFTADGFMRTGDIGIMDTQGYTRIVDRKKDMILVSGFNVFPSELENVISLCDGVLECAVIGVPDAKQGEAIKVYVVRSDPTLSEDDVAKYCAQNLTGYKHPKYIEFRDELPKSNVGKILRRELRAGK from the coding sequence ATGGAAAAATTCTGGTTACCGAGTTACCCCGCCGGGGTGCCGCACAATGTCGATCCGGGCCAATACAGTTCGCTGGCACAGCTGCTGGAGGAGTCCTTCCGCAAGAATGCCACCCAGCCCTTTTCGGTCTGTATGGAACGGTGGATGAGCTACCGGCAACTCGACGATCTGTCCGCGGCATTCGGCGCCTGGTTGCAGCGCCTGGGACTGGAGCCCGGCGCACGGGTGGCCATCATGCTGCCCAATGTGCCGCAGTTCGCCGTGACCATGGCGGCCATCCTGCGAGCGGGGTATACCTGCGTTAATGTCAACCCGCTCTACACCGCGCGGGAACTCGAGCACCAGCTCAAGGACTCGGGCGCCACGGCGATTGTCGTGCTCGAGAATTTCGCACACACGCTGGAGGAAGTCATCAGCCGCACGCCGGTCAAGCATGTGGTGCTGACCGCATTCGGCGATCTGCTGGGCCCCTGGTACGGGCGCTGGCTCACGTTTGCCGTACGCCACCTGGCCAAGATGGTGCCCCCTTTCCGCCTGCCCACAAACGAGGGGCGTACGGTCACCCCTTTCCGCAAGGCACTGGCCGAGGGCTCCCACCTGTCACTCAAACCAGCGGCCACCAACCTCGATTCGATCGCCTTCCTGCAATACACCGGCGGCACCACCGGTTTGAGCAAGGGCGCGGTATTGACCCACCGCAACGTGGTGGCGGCCATCCTGCAGGCTGAGGCCTGGTTCACGCCGGCCCTCGATCGGGTCGGCAACGTGCGCGAGACCAATAGCATTGCGGCGCTGCCGCTGTACCACATCTTTGCATTGACCCTGTGTTTCCTGGCCATACGCTGGGGCTCACATATCACGCTGGTACCCAATCCGCGCGACATCGGCAAGTTCGTGGAAGTCCTCAAGCGGCGTCCGTTCCACATGCTGCCGGCGGTGAACACCCTCTTTAATGCCCTGTTGCAGCACCCGCAGTTCCGTACCGTGGATTTCTCCCAGCTCTGTGTCTCCCAGGCCGGTGGCATGGCCGCTTCCGAAGGAACCGCGAGGCACTGGCGTGAAGTCACCGGCTGCGCCATGGTGGAAGGCTGGGGCATGAGCGAGACCTGCGCCATCGGCACCAACAACCCCGTCACGACCGACAAGTTCAGCGGCACCATAGGCCTGCCGCTGCCCGGCGTCGAAATCGCCATCAAGGACGACGAGGGCAAGTCGCTCGCTGTCGGCGATTCAGGTGAAATCTGCATCAGGGGTCCGAACGTGATGACGGGTTATTACATGCAGCCGGTCGAGACCGCCCAGGCCTTCACGGCGGACGGTTTCATGCGTACCGGCGACATCGGCATCATGGACACTCAGGGCTACACCCGCATCGTTGATCGCAAGAAGGACATGATCCTGGTCAGCGGCTTCAACGTCTTCCCCAGCGAACTCGAGAACGTCATTTCCCTGTGTGACGGCGTGCTCGAATGCGCCGTCATCGGCGTGCCCGATGCCAAGCAGGGCGAAGCGATCAAGGTCTATGTGGTCCGCAGCGACCCGACCCTGAGCGAGGACGATGTGGCCAAGTACTGCGCCCAGAACCTGACCGGCTACAAACACCCCAAGTACATCGAGTTCCGCGACGAGCTGCCCAAATCCAATGTCGGCAAGATCCTGCGTCGCGAGCTGCGAGCCGGCAAGTGA
- a CDS encoding GNAT family N-acetyltransferase, with the protein MDTNKDSSATEPGSELLRVLPPEQSASARAPWVAVIRRLGARHRGRIARHLQALDERDRYLRFGYLANDAQIQAYVDTLDFEHDAVFGIYNRRLELVAMAHLAHSVDRNFDACAEFGVSVLPSVRGHGYGSKLFARAMRHARNEGVHLMFIHALSENKAMLSIARKAGASVEYDGSEASAYLRLPPATFESQVTEMVEEQLAQTDYRLKVQAKQFWEFLSGLQDVRRGVREARHKSSP; encoded by the coding sequence ATGGACACGAACAAGGACAGCAGCGCAACCGAGCCGGGCAGTGAGCTGCTGCGTGTGCTGCCCCCGGAGCAAAGTGCCTCGGCCAGGGCGCCCTGGGTGGCCGTGATCCGCCGTTTGGGGGCCAGGCACCGGGGGCGCATCGCACGCCATCTGCAGGCGCTGGACGAGCGCGATCGTTACCTGCGCTTCGGTTATCTGGCCAATGATGCCCAGATCCAGGCCTACGTCGACACCCTGGACTTCGAGCATGACGCCGTGTTCGGCATCTACAACCGCCGGCTGGAATTGGTGGCCATGGCCCACCTGGCGCACTCGGTGGACCGGAACTTCGATGCCTGTGCGGAATTCGGGGTCTCGGTGCTGCCTTCCGTACGCGGCCACGGTTATGGCAGCAAGCTGTTTGCACGGGCCATGCGGCATGCGCGCAATGAGGGCGTGCACCTGATGTTCATCCACGCCCTCAGCGAGAACAAGGCCATGCTCAGCATCGCTCGCAAGGCCGGTGCATCGGTGGAGTACGACGGCTCAGAGGCGAGCGCCTACTTGCGCCTTCCGCCAGCCACTTTCGAGAGCCAGGTGACGGAAATGGTCGAGGAACAACTGGCCCAGACAGATTACCGCCTCAAGGTGCAGGCCAAGCAGTTCTGGGAATTCCTCTCCGGTCTGCAGGACGTGCGCCGTGGCGTGCGCGAGGCACGGCACAAATCCTCACCCTGA
- a CDS encoding HlyC/CorC family transporter, whose product MSDPYPARVPEKEDKRTFLKKLAEFIHPGPDSTAELIETLAEAEDNQVIGAESRYMLEGVLRMAEMTAGDVMVPAPRMDLIDINAPFDELLNVVIDTAHSRFPVFEGERENIIGILMAKDLLKLQRAPELNIRALLRPAVFVPESKGLNDLLHEFRGNRNHLAIVIDEFGRVAGLITIEDVLEQIVGEIEDEFDISEDEGDIFGLADQTYRVNGSAAVERVNEAFSVTITGSDPDESFDTIGGLIAHEMGHVPRRGEQHVIAGLKFLVLHTKGGAVKWFKVSPVTPHKAATDA is encoded by the coding sequence GTGTCAGACCCCTACCCCGCGCGTGTCCCCGAAAAAGAGGACAAACGCACGTTCCTGAAGAAGCTGGCCGAGTTCATCCACCCGGGACCGGATTCCACCGCCGAGCTGATCGAAACCCTGGCCGAAGCCGAAGACAATCAGGTCATTGGCGCCGAATCGCGCTACATGCTCGAAGGTGTGCTGCGCATGGCCGAGATGACAGCCGGCGATGTCATGGTGCCGGCCCCGCGCATGGACCTGATCGACATCAACGCACCCTTCGACGAGTTGCTCAATGTGGTGATCGACACCGCCCACTCCCGCTTCCCGGTTTTTGAGGGCGAGCGCGAGAACATCATCGGCATCCTGATGGCCAAGGACCTGCTCAAGCTGCAGCGGGCGCCCGAGCTCAATATCCGGGCCCTGCTGCGGCCCGCCGTCTTCGTGCCCGAGAGCAAGGGCCTGAACGACCTGCTGCACGAATTCCGCGGCAATCGCAATCACCTGGCCATCGTGATCGACGAGTTCGGCCGTGTGGCCGGGCTCATCACCATCGAGGACGTGCTCGAGCAGATCGTGGGCGAGATCGAGGACGAATTTGATATCTCCGAGGACGAGGGCGACATCTTCGGCCTGGCCGACCAGACCTACCGTGTCAACGGCAGCGCGGCGGTGGAGCGCGTCAATGAGGCCTTCAGTGTCACCATCACCGGCAGCGACCCCGACGAGAGTTTCGACACGATCGGAGGCCTGATCGCCCACGAGATGGGCCATGTGCCGCGCCGGGGCGAGCAGCATGTGATTGCCGGGCTCAAGTTCCTCGTGCTGCACACCAAGGGCGGTGCCGTGAAGTGGTTCAAGGTTTCGCCCGTGACGCCGCACAAGGCCGCGACCGATGCGTGA
- the lnt gene encoding apolipoprotein N-acyltransferase has product MRERWARAGSWALSSAAGLAQALAMAAPWDGQPRWWLQLLALGLLAWQLERSTSWKQAALAGWLFATAWLAATFWWLYISMHTYGGLPAALAVLAVLALAAALALYYAVACALQQRYAPVQRALRALLFAALWLLAELARGVWFTGFGWGGSGYAHVEGPLAGYAPWLGVYGISALTAWLAMTIPQIWACGHWQRLAALVVLALPSVHQMDGVESTRSTGPLSVALLQGNIPQDEKFQPGTGVPTALRWYGEQLQQQTAALVVAPETALPLLPQQLPEGYWAALRQRYARGEQAALVGLPLGSHREGYTNAAVGLAPDQPSWRYDKHHLVPFGEFVPTGFKWFTAMMQIPLGDFNRGDVGQPSFAWSGQRLAPNICYEDLFGEELAARFRDPAQAPTVFVNLSNIAWFGNTVAIDQHLHISRMRTLEFARPFVRATNTGSTAIIDHRGQVIAELPRHTQGVLRGEVEGREGLTLYARWVAHTGLWPLWLAGLAGLLWAVWRKRA; this is encoded by the coding sequence ATGCGTGAGCGCTGGGCGCGGGCCGGCTCCTGGGCGCTGAGCAGCGCCGCCGGGCTGGCCCAGGCGCTGGCCATGGCCGCGCCCTGGGATGGCCAGCCGCGCTGGTGGCTGCAACTCCTGGCCCTGGGCCTGCTGGCCTGGCAACTCGAGCGTAGCACCAGCTGGAAGCAGGCGGCGCTGGCCGGCTGGCTGTTTGCCACGGCCTGGCTGGCCGCCACCTTCTGGTGGCTCTACATCTCCATGCACACCTATGGCGGACTGCCGGCTGCACTCGCCGTGCTCGCCGTGCTGGCCCTGGCGGCGGCGCTGGCGCTGTACTACGCGGTGGCCTGCGCGCTGCAACAGCGTTATGCACCCGTACAGCGCGCCTTGCGGGCCCTGCTGTTTGCGGCGCTCTGGCTGTTGGCGGAGCTGGCGCGCGGCGTCTGGTTCACGGGCTTCGGCTGGGGTGGCAGCGGCTACGCCCATGTCGAAGGGCCGCTGGCTGGCTACGCGCCCTGGCTGGGTGTCTACGGTATTTCGGCGCTGACCGCCTGGCTGGCCATGACGATCCCGCAGATCTGGGCCTGCGGGCACTGGCAGCGCCTGGCGGCCCTGGTGGTGCTGGCCCTGCCCTCGGTGCATCAGATGGATGGGGTCGAGAGCACCCGCTCCACCGGCCCTCTGAGCGTGGCCCTGTTGCAAGGCAACATCCCCCAGGACGAGAAATTCCAGCCCGGTACCGGTGTGCCCACGGCCCTGCGCTGGTACGGTGAGCAGCTGCAGCAGCAAACGGCCGCCCTGGTCGTGGCCCCCGAAACGGCGCTGCCGCTGCTGCCGCAACAGTTGCCCGAGGGCTATTGGGCGGCCCTGCGCCAGCGTTATGCCCGGGGCGAGCAGGCGGCGCTGGTCGGCTTGCCGCTGGGCAGCCACCGCGAGGGCTACACCAATGCTGCCGTGGGACTGGCGCCGGACCAGCCGTCCTGGCGCTACGACAAACACCACCTCGTGCCTTTCGGCGAATTCGTGCCGACCGGCTTCAAGTGGTTCACCGCCATGATGCAGATCCCCTTGGGGGATTTCAATCGCGGTGATGTCGGCCAGCCCTCCTTTGCCTGGTCAGGCCAGCGCCTGGCGCCCAACATCTGCTACGAAGACCTGTTCGGCGAAGAACTGGCGGCGCGTTTCCGGGACCCGGCCCAGGCACCCACGGTGTTCGTCAACCTCAGCAACATCGCCTGGTTTGGCAACACGGTGGCGATCGACCAGCACCTGCACATCTCGCGCATGCGCACGCTGGAGTTCGCGCGGCCTTTCGTGCGGGCCACCAACACGGGCTCGACGGCCATCATCGACCACCGCGGCCAGGTCATCGCCGAACTGCCGCGCCACACCCAGGGCGTGCTGCGGGGCGAAGTCGAGGGCCGCGAGGGGCTGACGCTGTACGCCCGCTGGGTGGCGCACACGGGTTTGTGGCCGCTGTGGCTGGCCGGGCTGGCCGGGCTGCTGTGGGCCGTCTGGCGCAAAAGAGCCTGA
- the glyQ gene encoding glycine--tRNA ligase subunit alpha codes for MLTFQQIILKLQSYWDAQGCALLQPYDMEVGAGTSHTATFLRAIGPEPWKAAYVQPSRRPKDGRYGENPNRLQHYYQYQVVLKPAPSNILELYLGSLEALGFDLKKNDIRFVEDDWENPTLGAWGLGWEVWLNGMEVTQFTYFQQVGGIDCKPITGEITYGLERLAMYLQGVDNVYDLKWTDTMSYGDVYLQNEKEQSAYNFEHSDADFLFTAFTAHEKQAKHLMEQQLALPAYEQVLKCAHSFNLLDARGAISVTERAAYIGRIRNLARAVAQSYYESRERLGFPMAPRAWVEQMTKKAA; via the coding sequence ATGTTGACCTTCCAACAAATCATCCTGAAACTGCAGTCCTACTGGGATGCCCAGGGCTGCGCGCTCCTGCAGCCCTACGACATGGAAGTCGGCGCCGGCACGTCGCACACCGCTACGTTTTTGAGAGCAATCGGCCCCGAACCGTGGAAGGCCGCCTATGTGCAGCCCAGCCGCCGCCCCAAGGACGGCCGTTATGGCGAGAACCCCAACCGCCTGCAGCACTACTACCAGTACCAGGTGGTGCTCAAGCCCGCGCCCAGCAACATCCTCGAGCTGTACCTGGGTTCGCTCGAAGCGCTGGGCTTCGACCTGAAGAAAAACGACATCCGCTTCGTCGAGGACGACTGGGAGAACCCCACGCTGGGCGCCTGGGGCCTGGGCTGGGAAGTCTGGCTCAACGGCATGGAGGTGACGCAGTTCACCTACTTCCAGCAGGTCGGCGGCATCGACTGCAAGCCCATCACCGGCGAGATCACCTACGGCCTGGAGCGCCTGGCCATGTACCTGCAGGGCGTGGACAACGTCTACGACCTCAAGTGGACCGACACCATGAGCTATGGCGACGTCTACCTGCAGAACGAAAAAGAGCAGTCGGCCTACAACTTCGAACACAGCGACGCCGACTTCCTCTTCACCGCCTTCACGGCGCATGAAAAACAGGCCAAGCACCTGATGGAACAGCAGCTCGCATTGCCCGCCTACGAGCAGGTGCTCAAGTGTGCGCACAGCTTCAACCTGCTGGACGCACGTGGCGCCATCTCGGTGACCGAGCGCGCCGCCTACATCGGCCGCATCCGCAACCTGGCCCGTGCCGTGGCGCAGAGTTATTACGAAAGCCGCGAGCGCCTGGGTTTCCCCATGGCCCCGCGTGCCTGGGTCGAGCAAATGACGAAGAAGGCAGCCTGA